A window of the Carassius auratus strain Wakin unplaced genomic scaffold, ASM336829v1 scaf_tig00216878, whole genome shotgun sequence genome harbors these coding sequences:
- the LOC113099173 gene encoding short transient receptor potential channel 2-like, with amino-acid sequence MENLTPENWREIVNKKLHFPPELIPAIQEGNTAWVDSLLSLGDGIIRQLDESEDRLWREALNLSIRLGSEDIMTSLLLGVKFDFRQIHEALLVAVDTNQPKYVKHLLDRLDQEKGNKMDVRSFSMAIFDHSIDDSQFAPGVTPLTLACQKDLYEIVTMLTQRGHDIPLPHTISCTCLECRNARQYDLLKFSLSRINTYRGIASRAYLSITSEDAMIRAFHLSRELRKLSKKEPEFKPQYLALEQVCQEFAVELLGMCRNQSEVSTILSSAEDDSEDEGLNEQTFEEGIPNLARLRLAVNYNQKQFVTHPICQQVLSSIWCGSLSGWRGSRTAWKLLVSLGIFIGMPFLCLVYWIAPKSKLGKLLKVPVIKFLLHSASYMWFLITLLTESIFMEMYRSDFASRKQNILHSSLHMVWVAGFFWFECKEVWIEGLKSYFLDVWNIVDMMVLSMYLASFTLRILIMLKGYFLCQDSSTQELCDYFTNTVRENWKQEDPQLIAETLFAVTSMLSFTRLAYILPAHESLGTLQISMGRMIDDMMRFMFILMIIGTAFLCGINNIYVPYVASPHLGRLNDTFNFLFWTMFGMANQEYVDMPDYALAEFVGRIFYGIFTLLIVIVLLNMLIAMISNSFQRIEDDADVEWKFARSKLYLSYFREGLTMPVPFNIIPSPKALFYTLRRICQKICCCCNKKAPEYPPITSLSSNTLNSSGGQGEGRVPYRLQVTKALVHRYIEAALREFEESKRKDVGNRITELNTVVGRLHSDMQEFHQKLQWRRKSEPDQANILGKYIMGARNNFRDFDRNEAKGYENTGLPISMHPAEEEEDEEEEGEIKAGGIASEEREEPVPGQETSFETASTPDV; translated from the exons ATGGAAAACCTTACG CCAGAAAACTGGCGTGAGATCGTGAACAAAAAGCTTCACTTTCCACCGGAGCTGATCCCTGCCATCCAAGAGGGCAACACAGCCTGGGTGGACAGTCTCCTCTCCCTTGGTGATGGGATCATCCGTCAGCTGGATGAGTCTGAGGATCGGTTATGGAGGGAAGCACTGAACCTCTCCATCCGACTGGGCAGCGAAGACATCATGACCTCCCTTCTGCTGGGTGTCAAGTTTGACTTCCGTCAGATCCATGAGGCTCTGCTGGTGGCCGTTGACACCAACCAGCCCAAATACGTCAAACATCTCCTGGACCGCCTGGATCAGGAGAAAGGCAACAAGATGGACGTTCGTTCTTTCAGCATGGCCATTTTCGACCACTCCATTGACGATTCTCAATTCGCGCCAGGAGTGACGCCACTAACGTTGGCCTGTCAGAAGGACCTGTATGAGATAGTAACTATGCTGACTCAGAGAGGCCATGATATTCCTCTGCCTCACACCATCTCATGCACATGCCTGGAGTGCCGTAACGCCAGGCAATACGACTTGCTCAAGTTCTCCCTATCCCGTATAAATACTTACAGAGGCATTGCCAGCCGTGCATATCTGTCCATCACCTCAGAAGATGCCATGATCAGGGCTTTCCACCTCAGCCGAGAACTGCGCAAACTCTCTAAGAAAGAACCAGAGTTCAAG CCTCAGTACCTGGCGTTGGAACAAGTGTGTCAGGAGTTCGCGGTGGAGCTGCTGGGAATGTGCCGGAACCAGAGCGAGGTCTCCACCATCCTCAGTAGCGCTGAGGATGACAGCGAGGATGAAGGACTTAATGAACAGACGTTTGAGGAAGGTATCCCCAACCTTGCTCGTCTTCGACTGGCGGTCAACTACAATCAAAAACAG TTCGTGACTCATCCCATCTGCCAGCAAGTGCTCTCCTCCATTTGGTGCGGTAGCCTGTCCGGCTGGAGGGGAAGTCGAACTGCTTGGAAACTGCTGGTGTCTTTGGGGATCTTCATTGGCATGCCATTTCTCTGCCTGGTTTACTGGATCGCCCCTAAGTCCAAG CTGGGTAAACTGCTGAAGGTTCCCGTGATTAAGTTCCTGTTACACTCGGCATCATACATGTGGTTCCTCATCACCCTCTTGACAGAGTCGATTTTCATGGAGATGTACCGAAGTGATTTTGCCTCCCGAAAGCAGAACATTCTCCATAGCTCTCTCCACATGGTATGGGTTGCGG GTTTCTTCTGGTTTGAGTGTAAGGAAGTTTGGATCGAGGGTTTGAAGAGTTACTTCCTGGATGTATGGAACATTGTGGATATGATGGTTCTGAGCATGTATCTGGCGTCCTTCACCCTGCGCATCCTCATCATGCTCAAGGGATATTTCCTATGTCAGGACTCCAGCACTCAAGAACTGTGTGACTATTTCACCAATACAG TGCGAGAGAACTGGAAACAGGAGGATCCTCAGTTGATAGCAGAGACTCTGTTCGCCGTGACCAGCATGCTGAGTTTCACACGTCTTGCCTATATTCTGCCGGCCCATGAATCCCTGGGAACCCTGCAGATATCCATGGGAAGAATGATCGATGACATGATGAG ATTCATGTTCATCCTTATGATTATTGGAACAGCATTTTTGTGCGGAATAAACAACATATACGTCCCATATGTTGCTTCTCCACATCTTGGCAG ATTGAATGATACATTTAACTTCCTCTTCTGGACCATGTTTGGAATGGCAAACCAGGAATACGTAGACATGCCTGATTACGCTCTGGCGGAGTTTGTGGGGAGGATCTTTTATGGAATATTCACACTGCTCATCGTCATAGTGCTACTCAACATGCTTATTGCCATGATCTCCAATTCGTTTCAAAGGATCGAG GATGACGCAGATGTGGAGTGGAAGTTTGCTCGTTCTAAGCTCTACCTCAGTTACTTCAGGGAGGGTCTCACTATGCCAGTTCCCTTTAATATCATCCCATCTCCAAAGGCTCTCTTCTATACCTTGAG AAGGATCTGCCAAAAGATCTGCTGTTGCTGTAACAAGAAAGCTCCAGAATATCCTCCCATCACATCTTTG tctagcAATACCCTGAATAGCAGCGGAGGTCAAGGTGAGGGCAGAGTGCCATACCGCCTGCAGGTGACCAAAGCGCTAGTGCACCGCTACATCGAAGCTGCACTCAGAGAGTTTGAAGAGAGCAAGCGTAAAG atgtTGGGAACAGAATCACTGAGCTGAATACAGTTGTCGGCCGACTGCACTCCGACATGCAGGAGTTCCACCAGAAGCTGCAGTGGCGCCGCAAAAGCGAGCCGGACCAAGCCAACATCCTGGGCAAATACATCATGGGCGCGAGGAACAATTTCCGTGACTTTGATAGGAATGAGGCTAAGGGGTACGAAAACACAGGTCTGCCTATCAGTATGCATCctgctgaggaagaggaggatgaggaggaggaaggagAGATCAAAGCAGGAGGGATCGCCTCAGAGGAGAGGGAGGAGCCCGTCCCAGGACAAGAAACTTCTTTTGAGACTGCTAGCACTCCTGATGTGTGA